Proteins from a genomic interval of Nostoc sp. TCL240-02:
- a CDS encoding ATP-binding protein: MKNILQTSIAKEQNLHQSYSISSYNRLLLVVKDLACVRTLEEIIEIVRLAARDLTNADGVTFVLRDGDCCHYVDENAIGPLWKGMRFPLKSCISGWAMLNKQAAVIEDIYQDARIPIDAYKVTFVKSLVMVPIRIADPLGAIGAYWSTPHLATPEEIELLEILTDTTAVAIANVQLFQKLTTQNALKDKFIAMLAHELRNPVAPISNGVQLLKLKLGETGAVGETVLKMQHQIKHLSKLIDELLDVSSITYGKISLNLEKVNLVELVRQSLNDHAQAIKRSNLNVVQDLPNTPLWAYVDSTRFFQIFGNLLDNALKFSKPDGAIWVDLSYIPGENGSSSLAVLSVRDSGMGIEPIILPELFEPFTQADRSLDRSRGGLGLGLSVVKSLVELHGGNVEASSRGINLGAEFKVTLPACEEVTTLDNSLETIGAANKSLKILVIEDNDDSATTLKAVLEHFGHEVSVAKNGILGIETARELEPHIIICDIGLPEMDGFAVAQELSKDSKFTRAILIALTGYGGQEDRELALKSGFKCHLTKPVDFEMLTTEIDRYFLVSA; this comes from the coding sequence ATGAAAAATATATTACAAACCTCCATTGCTAAAGAACAGAATTTACATCAGAGCTATAGCATTTCGTCTTATAATCGGCTGCTTTTGGTCGTGAAAGATTTGGCTTGTGTGCGGACTCTTGAGGAAATTATTGAGATTGTGCGTTTGGCTGCCAGGGATCTTACGAATGCTGATGGAGTAACTTTTGTATTGCGGGACGGTGACTGTTGCCACTATGTTGATGAAAACGCCATCGGCCCACTTTGGAAAGGTATGCGTTTTCCGCTCAAATCTTGCATCTCCGGTTGGGCAATGCTCAATAAACAAGCAGCCGTGATTGAGGACATTTACCAGGATGCTCGAATTCCTATCGATGCTTACAAAGTAACTTTTGTTAAGAGTTTAGTGATGGTTCCCATACGGATTGCCGATCCACTGGGTGCGATCGGAGCCTACTGGAGTACACCACACCTAGCCACACCTGAAGAAATAGAACTGCTTGAGATTTTGACCGACACTACAGCAGTGGCGATCGCAAACGTTCAACTTTTCCAGAAACTTACGACCCAGAACGCGCTTAAAGACAAATTTATTGCGATGCTAGCTCACGAGTTGAGAAATCCGGTTGCCCCCATCTCGAACGGGGTTCAGCTACTCAAATTGAAGCTGGGTGAGACTGGGGCAGTCGGAGAAACAGTTTTAAAAATGCAACACCAGATTAAGCACCTCTCGAAATTGATCGATGAGTTACTTGATGTATCGTCCATTACTTATGGAAAGATTTCATTAAACCTTGAGAAGGTTAATTTAGTAGAATTGGTTCGCCAAAGTCTCAATGACCATGCACAAGCAATAAAAAGATCGAACCTTAACGTAGTACAAGACCTGCCAAACACACCTCTGTGGGCTTATGTTGACTCTACCCGCTTCTTTCAGATATTTGGAAACCTTCTTGATAACGCCTTAAAGTTTTCAAAACCAGATGGGGCGATCTGGGTGGATCTCTCATATATTCCAGGTGAAAATGGCTCAAGCAGTTTAGCAGTCTTATCTGTAAGAGACTCAGGCATGGGGATAGAACCGATAATCTTACCAGAACTCTTCGAGCCATTTACCCAGGCCGATCGCAGTTTAGATCGTTCTAGGGGCGGGCTAGGTTTGGGACTCTCGGTAGTAAAAAGTCTTGTCGAACTTCATGGTGGTAATGTTGAAGCCTCAAGTCGAGGGATAAATTTGGGGGCAGAATTTAAAGTTACTCTCCCTGCTTGTGAAGAGGTTACAACCTTGGACAACAGCCTGGAGACTATAGGGGCGGCTAACAAATCGTTGAAGATTTTAGTCATCGAAGATAACGACGATTCAGCTACAACATTAAAAGCAGTGCTTGAGCATTTCGGGCATGAAGTTTCCGTTGCTAAGAATGGAATTTTAGGGATAGAAACTGCAAGAGAACTTGAGCCTCATATAATTATTTGTGACATCGGACTTCCCGAAATGGATGGATTCGCCGTTGCACAGGAACTGAGTAAAGACTCTAAATTTACTCGCGCGATTCTGATTGCGCTCACCGGTTACGGTGGACAGGAGGATAGAGAGCTTGCGCTGAAGTCTGGTTTCAAATGCCACTTGACCAAACCTGTGGACTTTGAAATGCTGACGACAGAGATCGATCGATACTTTCTGGTAAGTGCGTAA
- the nifJ gene encoding pyruvate:ferredoxin (flavodoxin) oxidoreductase: MNKTFATVDGNEAVARVAYKLNEVIAIYPITPSSAMGEWADAWSAEGRPNLWGTIPSVVQMQSEGGAAGAVHGALQTGSLSTTFTASQGLLLMIPNFYKIAGELTSAVVHVAARSLATHALSIFGDHSDVMAARATGFALLCSASVQESQDFALIAHAATLETRVSFMHFFDGFRTSHEVQKVKLLSDGDLRSLIHDHLILAHRSRALTPDRPVLRGTAQNPDVYFQGREGANPYYNACPEIVQRIMDQFGELTGRHYQIYEYYGANDAERVIVLMGSGCETVHETVDYLNARGEKLGVVKVRLYRPFDVQRFVAALPNSVKAIAVLDRTKEAGSAGEPLYLDVVAAIHEAWGEEAGEQACRERSRTGAGSRGEDLLPLPPAPLPKIIGGRYGLSSKEFTPAMVKGIFDNLAQVKPKNHFTIGINDDVSHTSLSFDPNFSTESDNVVRAMFYGLGADGTVGANKNSIKIIGEETDNYAQGYFVYDSKKSGSMTVSHLRFGKEPIRSTYLIDQANFIGCHHWGFLERIDILKAAIPGATLLLNSPYNADNVWENLPLKVQQQIIDKHLKLYVINASQVARESGMGGRINTIMQVCFFALAGVLPQEEAIAKIKQAIDKTYGKKGAEVVRMNLQAVDNTLDNLHKVDVPQTTNDLKSTINNPRLLDSAPEFVREVLGKIMVWEGDDLPVSTLPIDGTFPVGTAKWEKRNVAEEIPVWEPDVCVQCGKCVMVCPHSAIRAKAYQADELVNAPGTFKSTGAKDKDFTNQKFTIQVAPEDCTGCTICVNICPAKDKSEPLRKAINMAQQLPLQEQERKNWDFFLSLPNPDRRSLKLNQIRQQQLQEPLFEFSGACAGCGETPYLKLLTQLFGDRAVIANATGCSSIYGGNLPTTPWTTNAQGRGPAWSNNLFEDNAEFGFGFRLSLDKQAEFAAELLQQLGNGELGIPHELVQSILNAKQNTEADIWEQRERVALLKQKLDELLEKSNYHSHTQIQNLKSLADYLVRKSVWIVGGDGWAYDIDFGGIDHVIASGRNVNILVMDTEVYSNTGGQSSKATPRAAVAKYAASGKPGGKKDLGMIAMTYGNVYVASVALGARDEHTLKAFLEAEAYDGPSIIIAYSHCIAHGINMTTGMNHQKTLVESGRWLLYRHNPELREQGKNPLQLDMRSPQQSVEHSMYQENRFKMLTKSKPELAKHLLEQAQAEVDARWQMYQYLAKRDIPTA, translated from the coding sequence CCCCTCTTCAGCAATGGGTGAATGGGCAGATGCTTGGTCAGCAGAAGGTCGTCCCAACCTTTGGGGTACTATTCCCAGTGTCGTGCAGATGCAAAGCGAAGGGGGAGCGGCTGGTGCTGTACATGGGGCATTGCAAACAGGTTCTCTGAGTACTACCTTCACGGCATCTCAGGGATTATTGTTAATGATCCCCAACTTCTACAAAATTGCTGGTGAGTTGACTAGTGCTGTGGTTCACGTTGCTGCGCGTTCTTTGGCCACCCACGCTTTATCAATTTTTGGCGATCATAGCGATGTGATGGCAGCCCGTGCTACTGGTTTTGCCCTACTGTGTTCTGCTTCGGTACAAGAAAGTCAAGATTTTGCTCTCATCGCCCATGCTGCGACTTTAGAGACGCGAGTCTCGTTTATGCACTTCTTTGACGGCTTCCGTACTTCGCATGAAGTGCAGAAAGTTAAACTGCTTTCAGATGGAGATTTGCGATCGCTCATCCACGATCATCTCATACTCGCCCACCGCAGTCGTGCCCTCACCCCAGATCGTCCAGTATTGCGAGGGACTGCCCAAAACCCTGATGTCTACTTTCAAGGACGAGAAGGCGCTAACCCTTACTACAACGCCTGTCCAGAAATTGTCCAGCGCATCATGGATCAATTTGGAGAACTCACGGGGAGGCATTACCAAATCTATGAATATTACGGGGCCAATGATGCCGAACGCGTTATCGTTCTCATGGGTTCAGGCTGTGAAACCGTCCATGAAACAGTAGATTACCTTAACGCCCGTGGGGAAAAACTTGGTGTAGTAAAAGTACGACTTTATCGCCCCTTTGATGTCCAAAGGTTTGTTGCAGCATTGCCAAATAGCGTCAAAGCGATCGCAGTTCTCGATCGCACCAAAGAAGCAGGTAGCGCCGGGGAGCCTTTGTATTTGGATGTTGTGGCTGCTATCCATGAGGCGTGGGGAGAAGAAGCAGGGGAGCAGGCTTGCCGTGAGCGTAGCCGAACGGGAGCAGGGAGCAGAGGGGAGGATCTTCTCCCCCTGCCCCCTGCCCCTCTGCCTAAAATTATTGGTGGTCGCTACGGGCTTTCTTCTAAGGAATTTACGCCGGCGATGGTGAAGGGGATTTTTGATAACCTTGCCCAAGTTAAACCAAAAAATCACTTTACTATTGGGATTAATGATGACGTTAGTCATACTTCTTTGAGCTTTGACCCTAATTTCTCTACGGAATCGGATAATGTTGTTAGGGCAATGTTCTACGGCTTGGGTGCTGATGGCACTGTTGGGGCTAACAAAAACTCCATCAAGATTATTGGTGAAGAAACCGACAATTACGCCCAAGGCTACTTTGTCTATGATTCCAAGAAATCTGGCTCGATGACCGTTTCTCATTTGCGCTTTGGCAAAGAGCCAATTCGCTCCACCTACTTGATTGACCAAGCTAATTTTATTGGTTGTCATCATTGGGGATTTCTAGAACGTATAGATATTTTGAAAGCTGCTATTCCTGGGGCAACTTTACTGCTTAACAGTCCATACAATGCAGATAACGTCTGGGAGAATTTGCCGTTGAAGGTACAGCAGCAAATTATCGATAAGCATTTGAAGTTATACGTAATCAATGCTAGCCAGGTTGCCCGTGAAAGTGGCATGGGTGGCAGAATTAACACTATTATGCAGGTCTGTTTCTTTGCCTTGGCCGGAGTCTTGCCGCAAGAAGAAGCGATCGCTAAAATCAAACAAGCGATTGACAAGACTTATGGTAAAAAAGGCGCAGAAGTTGTCCGTATGAACTTGCAAGCTGTAGACAATACTTTAGACAACTTGCATAAAGTAGATGTCCCACAGACAACCAACGATCTAAAATCCACAATCAACAACCCAAGATTGCTGGACAGCGCTCCCGAATTTGTGCGGGAAGTTCTGGGGAAAATCATGGTGTGGGAAGGTGATGATTTACCTGTTAGCACACTACCTATTGATGGCACATTCCCTGTAGGTACTGCCAAGTGGGAAAAACGTAATGTTGCCGAAGAGATACCTGTGTGGGAGCCGGATGTCTGCGTTCAGTGTGGTAAGTGCGTGATGGTTTGTCCCCACAGTGCCATCCGCGCCAAAGCTTATCAAGCCGATGAGTTAGTCAATGCACCAGGAACTTTTAAATCAACTGGTGCAAAAGATAAAGACTTTACCAATCAAAAATTTACCATTCAAGTTGCCCCAGAAGATTGCACCGGATGTACTATTTGTGTAAATATTTGCCCTGCTAAAGATAAATCTGAGCCATTGCGGAAAGCGATTAACATGGCGCAGCAGTTGCCTTTACAAGAGCAAGAGCGGAAAAACTGGGATTTCTTTTTGAGTTTACCTAATCCTGACAGGCGATCGCTAAAATTAAACCAGATTCGCCAACAACAACTGCAAGAACCTTTATTTGAATTCTCTGGTGCTTGTGCAGGGTGTGGTGAAACACCTTATTTAAAATTATTAACACAACTGTTTGGCGATCGCGCCGTCATCGCCAATGCCACAGGTTGTTCTTCAATCTATGGTGGGAATCTCCCCACAACTCCTTGGACAACTAACGCCCAAGGACGCGGTCCCGCGTGGTCTAATAATCTATTTGAAGATAACGCCGAATTCGGTTTTGGCTTCCGCCTCTCCCTCGACAAACAAGCTGAGTTTGCGGCGGAATTGTTGCAACAATTGGGGAATGGGGAATTGGGAATACCTCACGAGTTGGTACAGTCCATTCTCAATGCCAAACAAAACACTGAGGCTGATATTTGGGAACAACGAGAACGAGTAGCGCTGTTGAAACAAAAGCTAGATGAACTGTTGGAAAAAAGCAATTACCATTCCCATACCCAAATCCAAAATCTCAAATCCCTTGCAGATTACTTAGTGAGAAAAAGCGTCTGGATTGTTGGCGGTGACGGTTGGGCTTATGACATTGATTTTGGCGGCATCGATCACGTAATTGCTAGTGGTCGAAATGTGAACATCTTAGTGATGGATACAGAGGTGTATTCTAATACAGGCGGTCAATCTTCTAAAGCTACGCCACGAGCCGCAGTTGCTAAATATGCCGCCAGTGGCAAGCCAGGAGGGAAGAAAGACTTGGGTATGATTGCCATGACATACGGAAATGTCTACGTAGCGAGCGTAGCTCTTGGTGCTAGAGATGAACATACTCTCAAAGCATTTTTGGAAGCAGAAGCTTATGATGGGCCATCAATAATTATTGCTTACAGCCATTGCATCGCCCACGGAATTAATATGACTACCGGGATGAATCATCAAAAAACTCTGGTAGAATCAGGTCGTTGGTTGCTGTATCGGCATAATCCAGAGTTGCGAGAACAGGGTAAGAATCCATTGCAACTGGATATGCGATCGCCTCAGCAATCTGTAGAACATTCGATGTATCAAGAAAATCGCTTTAAAATGCTCACCAAGAGCAAACCCGAATTAGCCAAGCACTTATTAGAACAAGCTCAAGCTGAGGTAGATGCACGTTGGCAGATGTATCAATATTTGGCAAAGCGTGATATTCCCACAGCTTGA
- a CDS encoding GTPase family protein — protein sequence MVRLKPWQWVVLAIPIAFIIIFLLVSAGSQIHAWGISWIWGVFTLLFVGWRWLLVKWTQPAVNQVEAVLAQVQEELESTAEDRFRTPAGSDVTKLAETALQEILQASQSDRPIWEDWQTFWTRCQDLVVAIAHIYNPQIQYPLLNIYVPQAYGLIRGTVDDMDQWMQKLSPVLNQVTVGQAYQGYEVYRKLEPSARKFWKAWNWAQWLLNPVAAVAKQASQGSSNQATQQLLGNLNQLFREAALKNLCRQAIALYGRSTLPVSGTVVSTPTLPKAKTQTLREILTQAQPAEVVEQKPVNILLVGRTGSGKSSLINTLFQADLAAIDVLPSTDRIQNYQWQTQSGETLTLLDTPGYEQVNRADLRNLVLDYAINADLLLLVTPALDPSLQMDVDFLQDIKAEVADLPAIAIVTQVDRLRPIREWQPPYDWEWGNRLKEIAIREATEYRAKLLGNFCNLVLPLVTGDSKTGRVAWGVEALSLGLVDAIAPTKQLRLARFLRNLEARTVAAAKIIDHYTFQMATTQGLTALLKSPVLQFVSTLSTGSPTLAYILAEQIPVEQLPIVIGKLQMAYELFSLLNTANSNPLNFELLSLWPLLLENSTSPDRNAWAFGHALVEYWTQNLTVEQLRERFEYYLSIAK from the coding sequence ATGGTGCGATTAAAACCGTGGCAGTGGGTCGTTTTGGCAATCCCGATCGCGTTTATCATTATTTTCTTACTGGTATCCGCCGGTTCGCAAATTCATGCCTGGGGTATTAGTTGGATTTGGGGTGTGTTTACCCTTTTATTCGTTGGTTGGCGCTGGCTACTCGTAAAATGGACTCAACCAGCTGTTAACCAAGTGGAAGCTGTATTAGCTCAAGTTCAAGAAGAACTGGAATCGACAGCAGAGGATAGATTTAGAACACCAGCAGGAAGTGATGTCACAAAGCTTGCAGAAACCGCACTCCAAGAGATTCTGCAAGCTTCACAAAGCGATCGCCCGATTTGGGAAGACTGGCAAACCTTTTGGACACGATGCCAGGATTTAGTTGTAGCGATCGCTCATATCTACAATCCTCAAATTCAATATCCCCTGCTGAATATTTACGTCCCCCAAGCTTACGGGCTGATTCGGGGAACGGTGGATGATATGGATCAGTGGATGCAAAAATTATCCCCAGTTCTTAATCAGGTGACGGTTGGACAAGCATACCAAGGATATGAGGTCTACCGGAAGTTGGAACCATCGGCTCGAAAATTTTGGAAAGCTTGGAACTGGGCACAGTGGCTTTTAAATCCGGTGGCGGCGGTGGCAAAACAAGCCAGCCAGGGTTCTAGTAACCAAGCAACTCAGCAATTATTGGGGAATTTGAACCAGTTATTTCGAGAAGCTGCCCTGAAAAACTTGTGTCGGCAGGCGATCGCACTCTACGGACGTAGCACATTACCAGTTTCAGGAACTGTAGTATCCACACCAACTTTACCCAAGGCAAAAACCCAAACACTCCGAGAAATCCTCACTCAAGCTCAACCAGCCGAAGTAGTTGAGCAAAAACCCGTGAATATTCTGCTGGTGGGGCGCACAGGTTCAGGAAAAAGTAGCCTGATTAACACGCTATTTCAGGCAGATTTAGCAGCCATTGATGTTTTGCCCAGTACCGATCGCATTCAAAATTATCAATGGCAAACCCAAAGTGGTGAAACCTTGACGCTTTTGGATACACCTGGTTACGAACAAGTCAACCGTGCCGACCTGCGAAACTTAGTGCTTGATTATGCCATCAATGCAGATTTGCTGCTGTTAGTCACCCCTGCCCTCGATCCTTCCCTGCAAATGGATGTAGACTTTCTACAAGATATAAAAGCAGAAGTTGCAGATTTACCTGCGATCGCGATCGTCACTCAGGTAGATCGGCTGCGTCCCATCCGCGAATGGCAACCACCTTATGATTGGGAATGGGGCAATCGCCTAAAAGAAATTGCCATTCGGGAAGCTACTGAGTATCGCGCCAAATTACTGGGAAACTTCTGTAATCTAGTTCTACCACTGGTTACAGGTGACAGCAAAACAGGTCGAGTTGCTTGGGGAGTGGAGGCGCTATCGTTGGGATTAGTGGACGCGATCGCACCTACCAAACAACTCCGTCTCGCCCGCTTTTTGCGTAACCTTGAAGCTCGTACTGTCGCCGCCGCCAAAATCATCGACCACTACACCTTCCAGATGGCGACAACACAGGGACTAACGGCATTGCTCAAAAGTCCTGTCCTCCAGTTTGTTTCTACCCTATCAACTGGATCTCCAACCCTAGCATATATACTGGCAGAGCAAATTCCCGTGGAACAGTTGCCGATTGTGATTGGCAAACTCCAAATGGCTTATGAGCTTTTCTCGCTCTTGAATACAGCTAACTCTAACCCGCTCAACTTTGAATTACTATCCCTCTGGCCGCTACTGCTAGAAAATTCCACTTCACCCGATCGCAACGCCTGGGCATTTGGTCACGCTCTAGTCGAGTACTGGACTCAGAATCTAACCGTTGAACAACTTCGAGAGCGATTTGAATATTATCTGTCGATTGCCAAATAA